In Haematobia irritans isolate KBUSLIRL chromosome 1, ASM5000362v1, whole genome shotgun sequence, a genomic segment contains:
- the cnir gene encoding cornichon-like protein produces the protein MLPETVTFCIALIVYGAILFLLIYYVLTLADLECDYLNAQECCSRLNFWVIPKFGSHLILCVLLLLGGHWLMFFMNVPMVSWLGYELYKQPRDSLGVYDPVDIHSRGLLKVHLRNTMIYLGYYFVMFFIGLYFMISALLKGDPIRRHEEGEIITDF, from the exons ATGTTaccagaaacagtaacattttgTATAGCATTGATTGTATATGGAGCGATATTGTTTCTGTTAATTTACTAT GTTCTTACCCTTGCTGATTTGGAATGTGATTATTTAAATGCCCAAGAATGCTGTAGTCGCTTGAATTTTTGGGTTATTCCCAAATTCGGTTCACATTTAATCCTTTGTGTACTTCTTCTTCTGGGTGGTCATTGGCTAATGTTTTTCATGAATGTGCCTATGGTATCATGGCTTGGTTATGAATTGTATAAACAACCTCGTGATAGTTTGGGTGTATATGATCCAGTGGATATACACAGTCGAGGTCTCTTAAAAGTTCATTTACGAAATACAATGATCTATCTGGGCTACTATTTCGTTATGTTCTTCATAGGTTTATattt TATGATTTCGGCCCTATTAAAAGGAGACCCTATTCGCCGTCACGAAGAGGGAGAAATAATTACAGACTTCTAG